Proteins from one Gemmatimonadota bacterium genomic window:
- a CDS encoding circularly permuted type 2 ATP-grasp protein, with product MDFSSYELGGFYDELFEASNTPHSGARVLLEKLGELSEDELQKRHQAAELALMNMGITFNVYGHDAGVEKIFPFDIIPRIVSHTDWAYIENGLKQRIQALNLFLCDIYTEQKILKDSIIPRYVIDTAKEFLKPCIGLSPPKDVWCHISGIDLVRDRDGQFYILEDNMRCPSGVSYVLENREVLKRIFPEVFEASHVRHVDDYPAQLLNTLRSLSPSHVTSPTVVLLTPGVYNSAYFEHAFLAQQMGVELVEGRDLVVADGSVAMRTTRGFQRIDVIYRRIDAEFLDPEVFSPDSMLGVPGLMEVYKNGQVAIANAPGTGVADDKVVYAYVPQIIKYYLDEDILLPNVPTYVCWDDKQRQHVLENLDTLVVKAANESGGYGMLIGVNSTRAEREDFASRITKNPRNYIAQPTIALSRSPILVEDHFEGRHVDLRPYILYNGEDIYVLPGGLTRVALKKGSLVVNSSQGGGSKDTWVLYDSDDPFVPSRYLPQTH from the coding sequence ATGGACTTTTCATCTTATGAACTCGGCGGATTTTACGACGAACTCTTTGAAGCTTCGAACACGCCCCATTCCGGCGCGCGAGTGCTCCTCGAAAAACTCGGCGAACTATCCGAAGACGAACTCCAAAAACGCCATCAAGCCGCCGAACTGGCCTTGATGAACATGGGCATCACCTTCAACGTGTATGGCCACGACGCTGGCGTTGAAAAAATTTTCCCTTTCGACATCATTCCGCGCATCGTTTCTCATACCGACTGGGCCTACATCGAAAATGGCCTCAAGCAACGCATTCAGGCCCTCAACCTCTTTCTCTGCGACATCTACACCGAGCAAAAAATTCTCAAAGACAGCATCATTCCCCGCTATGTCATCGACACAGCCAAAGAATTTCTAAAACCCTGCATTGGCCTTTCGCCGCCCAAAGATGTGTGGTGTCACATTTCCGGAATTGACCTCGTGCGCGATAGAGACGGCCAGTTTTACATTCTCGAAGACAATATGCGCTGTCCTTCGGGCGTGTCTTATGTGCTTGAAAATCGGGAGGTTCTCAAACGCATATTTCCAGAAGTATTTGAAGCTTCTCATGTGCGACATGTAGATGACTATCCCGCTCAATTGCTCAACACACTGCGTTCTCTATCTCCTTCCCATGTCACATCGCCAACGGTCGTTTTACTCACACCCGGCGTCTATAACTCGGCCTATTTCGAACACGCCTTTCTCGCCCAACAAATGGGTGTCGAATTGGTCGAAGGGCGGGACCTCGTCGTTGCCGACGGTTCTGTGGCGATGCGAACGACCCGCGGATTTCAGCGCATCGACGTTATTTATCGGCGCATTGATGCCGAGTTTCTCGATCCAGAAGTCTTTAGCCCCGATTCCATGCTGGGCGTGCCTGGGCTCATGGAGGTCTATAAAAACGGTCAGGTCGCCATTGCGAATGCGCCCGGCACAGGTGTCGCCGACGACAAGGTCGTATATGCTTATGTGCCACAAATCATCAAATATTATCTCGACGAAGACATCCTGCTGCCCAATGTGCCCACCTATGTTTGTTGGGACGACAAGCAACGCCAGCATGTACTTGAAAACCTTGACACCCTTGTGGTCAAAGCCGCCAATGAGTCGGGCGGATACGGCATGCTCATTGGCGTGAATTCTACGCGAGCCGAACGCGAAGACTTTGCCAGCCGCATCACCAAAAACCCACGCAATTATATTGCACAACCCACCATTGCACTCTCGCGAAGCCCTATTCTGGTGGAAGACCACTTTGAAGGTAGGCACGTCGATTTGCGGCCCTATATTCTCTACAATGGCGAAGACATTTATGTCTTGCCCGGTGGGCTGACGCGTGTAGCGCTTAAAAAAGGATCTCTGGTGGTCAACTCTTCACAAGGCGGGGGTAGCAAAGACACCTGGGTATTATACGACAGTGACGACCCATTTGTCCCGTCCAGGTACCTTCCACAAACGCACTAA
- a CDS encoding Rieske (2Fe-2S) protein, translated as MAIATQSFQDRLLDGDMTLDVSPEVNPSNLVYHKLCSADDFEEGEGKPFTVEGTHIAVFRYEGRFNAVDNRCPHMGYPMSEGSVRDGVLICHWHHWEFDLKTGGCFITSGAGNDLKSFPVEVRDDGCLYVGLAPGEKEAARRRQIDRGKYILEQGLKDRSSLLIAKAITALKAAGATPQEMIQQGLFYGAYKSNEGWSSGVAILTLAANMWEDVGERDHNLFLVHGLTQISRRTSGGSRRQGFPLPKTSDEPDLATLKRWFRRLVDQRSSSAAQRILMTLYDRGYSPEEIADIVFTTATDFYFTGDGHALDFANKMFEALDYVGWEGANEILRPIVVDLVGRERHEETARWEDSVPVLEDVFTRLDEMWEANQENEAPLDISDFTQTLLGEEFEPIVAEIEDKLREGVKPTDICRAMTYAGAIRTARFHLKNEGDWHDVANIYSYAHALYRAFHLAPSAELLRGIFHGAVFMTYLRWLNMPAARLPREGQRLDETFASEDKMLDRLQEFADFQKVFEAEVLVSQYLEEGYDITKLRHTLAHIMLREDAELHMFQVLEVAFRHYDLSDDPKEKRMHLLAATRYITAQKVMKGILWSTENAERLQRGELLSERNDDN; from the coding sequence ATGGCTATCGCTACTCAAAGTTTCCAGGATCGACTCCTGGACGGGGATATGACCCTGGATGTTTCTCCAGAGGTGAATCCGAGCAATCTGGTGTATCACAAATTGTGCTCTGCTGATGATTTTGAAGAAGGCGAAGGGAAGCCGTTTACTGTGGAGGGCACCCACATCGCCGTTTTCCGCTACGAGGGGAGGTTCAATGCAGTAGATAACCGCTGTCCGCACATGGGATATCCGATGTCCGAGGGCAGCGTTCGGGACGGGGTCCTGATCTGTCACTGGCACCACTGGGAGTTTGACCTTAAGACGGGCGGCTGTTTCATAACCTCCGGGGCTGGAAACGATCTGAAGAGCTTTCCCGTGGAGGTGCGAGATGACGGATGTCTGTACGTAGGGCTTGCGCCGGGCGAAAAAGAGGCGGCCAGACGCCGACAGATTGACCGGGGAAAGTATATTCTGGAGCAGGGGCTGAAAGATCGGAGCTCGCTCCTGATTGCCAAGGCGATTACCGCGCTAAAGGCTGCGGGCGCCACGCCGCAGGAGATGATCCAGCAGGGACTTTTTTACGGGGCATATAAATCGAATGAGGGTTGGTCATCGGGGGTGGCCATTTTGACACTGGCTGCAAATATGTGGGAAGATGTGGGCGAGAGGGACCACAATCTTTTTTTGGTCCACGGGCTGACACAGATTTCCAGACGCACATCAGGAGGTTCGCGGCGGCAGGGGTTCCCTTTGCCCAAAACATCGGACGAACCGGACCTGGCGACCCTCAAACGCTGGTTTCGGCGGCTGGTGGATCAGCGCAGCAGCAGCGCTGCACAGCGTATTCTGATGACTCTGTACGACCGTGGATATTCACCAGAAGAGATTGCGGATATCGTTTTTACCACGGCGACGGATTTCTATTTTACCGGAGACGGTCACGCGCTCGATTTCGCGAATAAGATGTTCGAGGCCTTAGATTATGTAGGTTGGGAAGGGGCGAATGAGATTTTGCGACCGATTGTGGTAGATTTAGTGGGGAGGGAACGACACGAGGAGACCGCCCGATGGGAAGACAGCGTGCCGGTCCTGGAAGATGTTTTCACCCGTCTGGACGAGATGTGGGAAGCGAACCAGGAGAACGAGGCACCGCTGGATATTTCTGATTTTACGCAGACGCTACTGGGAGAGGAGTTCGAGCCGATTGTCGCCGAGATCGAAGACAAACTGCGCGAGGGTGTGAAGCCCACGGATATCTGCCGGGCGATGACCTATGCCGGGGCCATCCGCACGGCGCGGTTCCACCTCAAGAACGAGGGAGACTGGCACGATGTGGCGAATATTTACTCTTACGCCCATGCCCTCTATCGCGCTTTCCATCTGGCACCGAGCGCAGAGCTTTTGCGCGGCATTTTCCACGGCGCTGTGTTTATGACCTATTTGCGCTGGCTCAACATGCCAGCGGCCCGCCTGCCCAGGGAAGGACAGCGGCTGGACGAGACGTTCGCGTCTGAGGACAAGATGTTGGACCGGCTACAGGAGTTTGCGGATTTCCAGAAGGTCTTCGAGGCTGAGGTGCTGGTAAGCCAGTATCTGGAGGAAGGATACGATATCACGAAGCTCAGGCATACTTTGGCCCATATTATGCTGCGCGAGGATGCGGAGCTACACATGTTCCAGGTACTGGAGGTGGCGTTTCGGCACTACGATCTGTCGGACGATCCGAAGGAGAAGCGTATGCACCTGCTGGCAGCGACCCGGTATATTACCGCCCAGAAGGTGATGAAGGGGATTCTGTGGTCCACGGAGAACGCGGAACGGCTGCAGCGCGGGGAACTGCTAAGCGAGCGGAATGACGATAATTAG